CGGCGTCGAAATAGGGCGGGCCCACCGAGATCTTTTGCCCGGTCAGCGCGTCCAGCGCCAGCGGGTAGAGCGTGCCCAGCAGCACCGCGCCGAAGGCGGCCAGCAGCATCACGTTGTTCACCAGCAGCAGGGTCTCGCGGCTGAGCCATGCAAAGCGCGCACCCAGGCCCAGCTTGCTGGCGCGTGCGGCGTAGAGGCTGAACGAGCCGCCCACCACCGCCACCAGAAAGGCCAGGATGAAGAGGCCGCGCTTGGGGTCGGTGGCAAAGGCGTGCACGGAGGACAGCACGCCTGAGCGCACCAGGAAGGTGCCCAGCAGAGAGAGCGAGAAGGCCAGGATGGCCAGCATCACGGTCCAGCTTTTGAAGGCGCCGCGCTTTTCCGTCACTGCCAGCGAATGCAGCAGGGCCGTGCCCACCAGCCAGGGCATGAAGCTGGCGTTCTCCACCGGGTCCCAGAACCACCAGCCGCCCCAGCCCAGCTCGGTATAGGCCCACCAGCTGCCCAGCGCGATGCCCAGGGTCAGGCTGATCCAGGCGGCCAGGGTCCAGGGCCGGGCCCAGCGCGTCCACTGGCTCCAGGCTGAGGAATTCGCTTCGCCACCCAGCAGGGCCGCCATCGCAAAGGCATAGGCCACGGCAAAGCCCACATAGCCCATGTAGAGCATGGGCGGGTGCAGCACCATGCCGGGGTCCTGCAGCAGGGGGTTCAAGTCGCGCCCCTCTTCCAGGCCAGGGATCAGGCGCTCGAAGGGGTTGGAGGTCAGCAGCATGAAGAGCAGGAAGCCCGCCGCCAACGCACCCAGAATGGCCAGCACCCGCGCCATCAGGGCCTCGGGCAGCTGGGTGGAAAAGCGCGCCACCGCCGCCATCCAGGCCACCAGCAGGGCCACCCAAAGCAGCAGCGAGCCCTCGTGGCCGCCCCACACAGCCGCCACGCGGTAGGCCAGCGGCAGTTCGGAGTTGCTGTGCTGGGCCACGTAGGTGACCGAGAAGTCGAAGGCCACGAAGGACCAGGTCAGCGCCGCATAGGCCGCCAGCACCGCCAGGGCCAGTGCGGCGTTCAGCGGCCGGGCCAGCGCGATCCAGTCGCTGCGGCCGCGGGCGGCGCCCAGTTGCGGCA
Above is a window of Inhella inkyongensis DNA encoding:
- a CDS encoding heme lyase CcmF/NrfE family subunit, coding for MIPELGHFALWLALGLALALATLPQLGAARGRSDWIALARPLNAALALAVLAAYAALTWSFVAFDFSVTYVAQHSNSELPLAYRVAAVWGGHEGSLLLWVALLVAWMAAVARFSTQLPEALMARVLAILGALAAGFLLFMLLTSNPFERLIPGLEEGRDLNPLLQDPGMVLHPPMLYMGYVGFAVAYAFAMAALLGGEANSSAWSQWTRWARPWTLAAWISLTLGIALGSWWAYTELGWGGWWFWDPVENASFMPWLVGTALLHSLAVTEKRGAFKSWTVMLAILAFSLSLLGTFLVRSGVLSSVHAFATDPKRGLFILAFLVAVVGGSFSLYAARASKLGLGARFAWLSRETLLLVNNVMLLAAFGAVLLGTLYPLALDALTGQKISVGPPYFDAVFAPLMAPVIFLMVVGPLARWKEDALPSLAKRLRGAAVVSALVAAAHAFGSGALSLGAGLGLLLAWWVLVGSAADLVQRLWPREGLGLMARWAALPRQVLAMQLAHAGVGVFIVGVTLVNSLQVERDVKLAPGEAVTVAGYRFELTALQRIEGANYAGAQGRVRVSQGEKPVAELRPEKRLYRSSEMPMTEAAIDAGWLRDLYVSLGEPVDDGKAWILRVYVKPYIGWIWGGCLLMAWGGWLGASDRRYQREGRQRAAAAAEASALKEQPA